The window GATTGTTTTTGAACAAGAAGTTCCACTTTTCCCTTCGCTTCTTGCAATAATTTTTCACAAGTTCTCGTGAGTCCGATTCCTTCTTCAAAGGCTTTGAGAGAATCCTCTAATGTTAGATCGCCATTTTCCAGTTTGCGAACAATTCCCTCCAATTTTTCAACAGCAACTTCATAGGAGAGGGTCACGTTTTC of the Deltaproteobacteria bacterium genome contains:
- a CDS encoding exodeoxyribonuclease VII small subunit; this encodes MAQINQRTTRAKAENVTLSYEVAVEKLEGIVRKLENGDLTLEDSLKAFEEGIGLTRTCEKLLQEAKGKVELLVQKQSK